In Citrus sinensis cultivar Valencia sweet orange chromosome 4, DVS_A1.0, whole genome shotgun sequence, one DNA window encodes the following:
- the LOC102611693 gene encoding uncharacterized protein LOC102611693 isoform X1 produces MYRDVSSCNTYNYGDALYWNARYVQEGGSFDWYQRYSALRPFVRKYIPTSSRVLMVGCGNALMSEDMVKDGYEDIVNIDISSVAIDMMKMKYEEIPQLKYLQMDVRDMSFFEDESFDAVIDKGTLDSLMCGTNAPISASQMLGEVSRLLKPRGIYMLITYGDPKARMIHLKWKVYNWKIELYIIARPGFEKPGGCSSSMKSSLEPVPITDDGQLPAEFVLEDPDSHFIYVCKKMNDMDENHIPSYTLKGDIL; encoded by the exons ATGTACAGGGACGTGTCGAGCTGCAACACATACAACTATGGCGACGCCCTCTACTGGAACGCGCGATACGTGCAGGAGGGCGGCTCCTTCGATTGGTACCAGCGTTACTCTGCTCTCCGTCCTTTTGTTCGCAAATATATCCCCACTTCTTCTCGCGTCCTCATGGTCGGCTGTGGCAATGCCC TGATGTCAGAGGACATGGTGAAGGATGGATATGAAGATATAGTGAACATTGATATTTCTTCAGTGGCTATCGAcatgatgaaaatgaaatatgaGGAAATCCCTCAGCTAAAAT ACCTGCAAATGGATGTTAGGGATATGAGCTTCTTTGAAGACGAGTCTTTTGATGCTGTTATTGATAAAG GAACTCTTGATTCTTTGATG TGTGGGACCAATGCTCCGATTAGTGCTTCTCAGATGCTGGGAGAAGTGAGCAG GCTTCTTAAACCCAGAGGGATATATATGTTG ATAACCTATGGTGACCCGAAAGCAAGGATGATTCATTTGAAATGGAAGGTCTACAACTGGAAAATTGAACTGTACATAATAG CAAGACCAGGATTTGAAAAGCCCGGAGGCTGTAGTTCTTCGATGAAATCATCTCTGGAACCTGTTCCCATCACTGATGACGGCCAACTTCCAGCAGAATTTGTTTTGGAAGATCCAGATTCTCACTTTATATACGTGTGTAAAAAGATGAATGATATGGATGAAAATCATATACCCAGCTATACATTGAAAGGTGATATTTTATAG
- the LOC102611693 gene encoding uncharacterized protein LOC102611693 isoform X2 yields the protein MYRDVSSCNTYNYGDALYWNARYVQEGGSFDWYQRYSALRPFVRKYIPTSSRVLMVGCGNALMSEDMVKDGYEDIVNIDISSVAIDMMKMKYEEIPQLKYLQMDVRDMSFFEDESFDAVIDKGTLDSLMCGTNAPISASQMLGEVSRLLKPRGIYMLITYGDPKARMIHLKWKVYNWKIELYIIVRFKTAYNVFGTGGSTYEIHHHTWLWIWLVNTATHIKYTCARGDRKTRI from the exons ATGTACAGGGACGTGTCGAGCTGCAACACATACAACTATGGCGACGCCCTCTACTGGAACGCGCGATACGTGCAGGAGGGCGGCTCCTTCGATTGGTACCAGCGTTACTCTGCTCTCCGTCCTTTTGTTCGCAAATATATCCCCACTTCTTCTCGCGTCCTCATGGTCGGCTGTGGCAATGCCC TGATGTCAGAGGACATGGTGAAGGATGGATATGAAGATATAGTGAACATTGATATTTCTTCAGTGGCTATCGAcatgatgaaaatgaaatatgaGGAAATCCCTCAGCTAAAAT ACCTGCAAATGGATGTTAGGGATATGAGCTTCTTTGAAGACGAGTCTTTTGATGCTGTTATTGATAAAG GAACTCTTGATTCTTTGATG TGTGGGACCAATGCTCCGATTAGTGCTTCTCAGATGCTGGGAGAAGTGAGCAG GCTTCTTAAACCCAGAGGGATATATATGTTG ATAACCTATGGTGACCCGAAAGCAAGGATGATTCATTTGAAATGGAAGGTCTACAACTGGAAAATTGAACTGTACATAATAG TGAGATTTAAGACAGCGTATAATGTCTTTGGGACTGGTGGAAGCACCTACGAGATCCATCACCATACATGGCTGTGGATCTGGTTGGTAAACACCGCCACTCATATCAAATATACATGTGCACGAGGAGATCG CAAGACCAGGATTTGA
- the LOC102611693 gene encoding uncharacterized protein LOC102611693 isoform X3, whose protein sequence is MYRDVSSCNTYNYGDALYWNARYVQEGGSFDWYQRYSALRPFVRKYIPTSSRVLMVGCGNALMSEDMVKDGYEDIVNIDISSVAIDMMKMKYEEIPQLKYLQMDVRDMSFFEDESFDAVIDKGTLDSLMCGTNAPISASQMLGEVSRLLKPRGIYMLITYGDPKARMIHLKWKVYNWKIELYIIVRFKTAYNVFGTGGSTYEIHHHTWLWIWLVNTATHIKYTCARGDRDKYT, encoded by the exons ATGTACAGGGACGTGTCGAGCTGCAACACATACAACTATGGCGACGCCCTCTACTGGAACGCGCGATACGTGCAGGAGGGCGGCTCCTTCGATTGGTACCAGCGTTACTCTGCTCTCCGTCCTTTTGTTCGCAAATATATCCCCACTTCTTCTCGCGTCCTCATGGTCGGCTGTGGCAATGCCC TGATGTCAGAGGACATGGTGAAGGATGGATATGAAGATATAGTGAACATTGATATTTCTTCAGTGGCTATCGAcatgatgaaaatgaaatatgaGGAAATCCCTCAGCTAAAAT ACCTGCAAATGGATGTTAGGGATATGAGCTTCTTTGAAGACGAGTCTTTTGATGCTGTTATTGATAAAG GAACTCTTGATTCTTTGATG TGTGGGACCAATGCTCCGATTAGTGCTTCTCAGATGCTGGGAGAAGTGAGCAG GCTTCTTAAACCCAGAGGGATATATATGTTG ATAACCTATGGTGACCCGAAAGCAAGGATGATTCATTTGAAATGGAAGGTCTACAACTGGAAAATTGAACTGTACATAATAG TGAGATTTAAGACAGCGTATAATGTCTTTGGGACTGGTGGAAGCACCTACGAGATCCATCACCATACATGGCTGTGGATCTGGTTGGTAAACACCGCCACTCATATCAAATATACATGTGCACGAGGAGATCG TGACAAGTACACATAG
- the LOC102611594 gene encoding LOW QUALITY PROTEIN: glyoxylase I 4 (The sequence of the model RefSeq protein was modified relative to this genomic sequence to represent the inferred CDS: substituted 1 base at 1 genomic stop codon), which produces IVEENKEACKSNGETRVNKEDNNKKEADEKEPELPLMSLNHVSRLCRNVEDSSNFYTKVLGFVLIERPPAFDFAGAWLFNYGVGIHLVRSNNEDKLSPPDSAHLDPTDNHISFQCENMEAIEKRLKELDVKYIKRTVKDDQSGNAIDQMFFDDPDGFMIEICNCENLXLAPARSIGKIKLPFGRHNPPLDLGNDADADADAMIRNKQSA; this is translated from the exons ATAGTGGAGGAAAACAAAGAGGCCTGTAAATCGAATGGAGAAACGAGAGTAAACAAAGAGGACAATAACAAGAAAGAAGCTGATGAGAAGGAACCTGAACTTCCTTTAATGTCACTGAATCACGTTTCAAGACTCTGCAGAAACGTCGAGGATTCTAGTAATTTCTACACCAAAGTTCTTGGCTTTGTCTTGATTGAGCGACCTCCGGCTTTCGATTTCGCTGGCGCCTGGCTGTTCAATTATGGAGTTGGAATTCACTTGGTGCGGTCCAACAACGAAGATAAGTTGTCTCCACCTGATTCCGCCCACTTAGACCCCACGGATAACCATATCTCTTTTCAG TGTGAGAACATGGAGGCGATTGAGAAGAGATTGAAGGAGTTGGACGTCAAGTATATTAAGAGGACGGTGAAGGATGATCAAAGTGGAAATGCGATTGATCAGATGTTCTTCGATGACCCTGATGGATTTATGATCGAGATTTGCAACTGTGAGAATCTCTAGCTTGCTCCTGCTCGTTCAATAGGCAAAATCAAGCTTCCGTTTGGGAGGCATAACCCGCCGCTTGATTTGGGAAATGATGCTGATGCTGATGCCGATGCGATGATCAGGAACAAACAGAGCGCATGA